In Aquiflexum balticum DSM 16537, a single genomic region encodes these proteins:
- a CDS encoding GNAT family N-acetyltransferase encodes MIAIRKATPTDYDQIWDILSQVIAGGDTIAFSPDSSKEKMLGFWCGKDKYTYVATIDGKVVGTLFIKDNQPDLGSHIANAGYLTLPSARGKGVGLAMGEFSLVEAKRLGYQAMQFNIVVKSNQKAVRLWEKLGFKIIGEIPEAFNHLHLGMTNAYIMYQKL; translated from the coding sequence ATGATAGCGATCAGAAAAGCAACCCCGACAGACTACGACCAAATCTGGGATATCTTAAGTCAGGTAATCGCCGGAGGTGATACTATTGCTTTCAGCCCTGATAGTTCCAAGGAGAAGATGTTGGGATTTTGGTGCGGAAAGGATAAGTATACTTATGTGGCTACGATTGATGGAAAAGTGGTGGGAACACTTTTTATCAAAGATAATCAACCTGACCTTGGTTCCCACATTGCCAATGCCGGTTATTTGACATTGCCCTCAGCAAGGGGAAAGGGAGTAGGGTTGGCAATGGGAGAATTCTCATTGGTCGAAGCAAAGCGGCTTGGATACCAAGCCATGCAGTTTAATATTGTTGTAAAAAGTAATCAAAAGGCAGTGAGATTATGGGAAAAATTGGGGTTTAAAATAATCGGGGAAATTCCTGAAGCTTTTAATCATTTGCATTTAGGAATGACGAATGCTTATATCATGTATCAGAAACTTTGA
- a CDS encoding transmembrane 220 family protein, with product MKNFPKYFFTFWIFGFALFAYWQINDPDPEIWVSVYLVAILFSAMAVKGIHPLIPLAICITACIIGAIYFYPDSVSGWVAYEMENKDLTMKTKDSEEARETFGLLFIAAVLSVSAYLGRKKRKLQT from the coding sequence ATGAAAAACTTTCCAAAATACTTCTTCACCTTTTGGATCTTTGGATTTGCTCTGTTTGCCTATTGGCAGATCAATGATCCTGACCCCGAAATTTGGGTATCTGTTTATTTGGTAGCCATTTTATTTTCCGCCATGGCTGTGAAAGGAATACATCCCTTAATCCCTTTGGCCATATGCATCACTGCCTGTATAATCGGAGCAATCTATTTTTATCCTGATTCTGTCTCAGGTTGGGTTGCCTATGAAATGGAAAACAAAGATCTCACTATGAAAACCAAAGATTCTGAGGAGGCCAGAGAGACCTTTGGATTATTGTTTATTGCAGCAGTGTTATCCGTTTCAGCATATTTGGGACGGAAAAAAAGAAAACTTCAAACTTAA
- a CDS encoding ThuA domain-containing protein, whose product MKTQNHLNKGLVLLFSIVLLISACNNKRSGDPKVLIFSKTLGFYHESIPDGIAAIMKLGAENGFDVDTTTNSDLINEENLKQYSAVIWLSTTSNVLNHYQEADFERYIQAGGGYVGIHAAADTEYHWGWYNRLVGGYFSYHPGIGDPYPNVQEGTLHVTDRKHSTTRFLPEIWNRKDEWYHFKKLNPDVNVLMDIDEESYQQTKPMGYHPMAWYHDYDGGRAFYTAGGHTSESYQEELFLQHILEGIKYAIGDNKKLDYSKAKTQRVPEENRFEKKTLVLGEFTEPTEMTILPNLDILIAQRRGEVFLYKNGDSTAREVAKLDVYWKTETRGVNAEEGLMGIQKDPDFAKNGYVFVFYSPAGDQEINRLSRFKFANDKWDMASEKIILELYSQRNICCHTGGSIAFDKDGLLYLSTGDNSTPFDQQNSKYVNRGFAPLDDRPGFKQYDARRSSGNSNDLRGKIIRIKVNEDGSYDIPEGNLYPKGMEKTRPEIYVQGNRNPYRISVDQKTGFLYWGEVGPDAGSDSLETRGPRGYDEVNQARKAGNFGWPYFVGDSYPYVEFDYATGTSGNAFDVTKPVNNSMNNTGLRELPPAAPNFIWYPYGVSNDFPDLGSGGRNAMAGPVYYTDMFPKETRYPSYYDGKLFIYDWVRGWVKAVTMLPNGDYDKMEPFMSTTKFNALIDMEVGPDGKLYLLEYGNGWFTKNPDAGLFRIDFNDGNRSPVVEGIEVDKTSGQLPFKVNFIVQASDPENDPLTYIWDLGNGEKVTTKEPKLEYTFNSVGDYDVMVQVSDPDNLNAKSGIVSVYAGNIAPVVNIEIKGNKSFYFPGKPIAYQVSVTDPDDVDAGSDLSTLFVSADYISGLDQAEASKGHLIMTEAMTGKSIMSSLTCKTCHKEDEVSIGPSYTEVARKYRRNPDAAVDYLVNKIQKGGGGIWGETVMPANPDLKNEDAKKVVAYILSLGRRGMEEKPSLPASGTVDPMVGKALSENGVFVLSGSFTDRGGENIKPLTGNSSVTLRNPTMGMESTKDLQEYETAVFNGRTLMTIPQGQGSFAFHDIDLTDIHGIMISGGGQQVSESGYRVEVRLDSANGPKIGEGVFKVNSSGPQPGFNMGQTLITIDKQTDGRLRSVYFVTNPIKVGEPTAILFSAEFRTK is encoded by the coding sequence ATGAAAACCCAAAATCACCTGAATAAAGGCCTTGTGCTTTTATTTTCAATAGTATTGCTTATTTCCGCTTGCAACAATAAAAGAAGCGGAGATCCCAAAGTTCTTATTTTCAGTAAGACGCTCGGCTTCTACCATGAATCTATTCCTGACGGAATAGCCGCTATCATGAAGTTGGGAGCAGAAAATGGATTTGATGTGGATACAACAACAAATTCTGACCTTATCAATGAAGAAAATCTAAAACAATATTCCGCAGTCATATGGCTAAGCACAACCAGTAATGTTTTGAATCATTATCAGGAAGCTGATTTTGAAAGATATATACAGGCAGGTGGAGGTTACGTGGGCATTCATGCAGCAGCAGATACAGAATATCATTGGGGATGGTACAATAGACTTGTCGGTGGATATTTCTCTTATCATCCCGGAATAGGAGACCCCTATCCAAACGTACAGGAAGGAACACTTCATGTAACAGACAGAAAGCATTCTACTACCCGTTTTTTGCCTGAAATTTGGAACAGGAAGGATGAATGGTACCATTTCAAAAAACTTAATCCCGATGTCAACGTGCTTATGGATATTGATGAGGAAAGTTACCAGCAAACCAAGCCTATGGGATATCATCCAATGGCCTGGTACCATGATTATGATGGTGGAAGGGCATTTTATACTGCCGGCGGTCACACCAGCGAATCGTATCAGGAAGAGCTCTTTCTTCAGCATATTTTGGAGGGAATCAAATATGCCATAGGAGACAACAAGAAGCTGGATTATTCCAAAGCGAAAACCCAAAGAGTCCCTGAAGAAAACAGATTTGAGAAAAAAACACTGGTCTTGGGTGAGTTTACCGAACCAACCGAAATGACCATTTTACCCAATTTAGACATATTGATTGCGCAAAGGAGGGGAGAGGTGTTTTTATACAAAAACGGTGATTCGACTGCCAGGGAGGTTGCAAAATTGGATGTCTACTGGAAGACTGAAACCAGGGGAGTAAATGCTGAGGAAGGATTGATGGGGATCCAAAAAGATCCCGATTTTGCAAAGAACGGGTATGTCTTTGTGTTTTACAGCCCTGCGGGTGATCAGGAAATCAACAGACTTTCCAGGTTCAAATTTGCCAATGACAAATGGGATATGGCTTCTGAAAAAATCATTTTGGAACTGTATTCCCAAAGAAATATCTGTTGCCATACGGGAGGTTCTATTGCCTTTGATAAAGATGGATTGTTGTACCTTTCTACTGGCGACAATTCGACACCATTTGACCAGCAAAACAGCAAATATGTCAACAGAGGATTTGCGCCATTGGATGACCGACCTGGTTTCAAACAATATGATGCAAGAAGAAGCTCAGGTAATTCCAATGACCTAAGAGGCAAAATCATTAGGATAAAAGTCAATGAGGATGGCAGTTACGATATTCCAGAGGGAAACCTTTATCCAAAAGGGATGGAAAAAACCAGACCTGAGATTTATGTTCAGGGAAACAGAAATCCATATAGAATATCAGTAGACCAAAAAACAGGGTTTCTGTATTGGGGAGAAGTAGGCCCCGATGCCGGTTCGGATAGCTTGGAAACCAGAGGTCCGAGGGGCTATGATGAAGTCAATCAGGCCAGAAAAGCAGGGAATTTTGGATGGCCATATTTTGTAGGTGATAGTTATCCCTATGTAGAGTTTGATTATGCGACTGGGACTTCGGGTAATGCATTTGATGTGACTAAACCCGTTAACAATTCTATGAACAATACAGGACTAAGGGAATTGCCTCCTGCAGCTCCAAATTTTATCTGGTATCCATATGGTGTTTCAAATGACTTCCCTGATCTGGGTTCTGGAGGAAGAAATGCCATGGCGGGTCCCGTTTATTATACCGACATGTTTCCCAAAGAAACCCGGTATCCCTCTTATTATGATGGGAAATTATTCATCTATGATTGGGTAAGGGGCTGGGTTAAAGCCGTGACTATGCTTCCAAATGGTGATTATGACAAAATGGAACCGTTTATGTCCACTACCAAATTCAATGCGCTGATTGATATGGAAGTTGGGCCTGATGGCAAACTTTACTTGCTTGAATATGGCAATGGATGGTTTACCAAAAATCCCGATGCAGGTCTTTTTAGGATTGATTTTAATGATGGAAACAGATCACCGGTGGTTGAGGGAATTGAAGTTGACAAAACTTCCGGTCAATTGCCGTTTAAAGTTAATTTCATCGTTCAGGCATCAGATCCGGAAAATGATCCTTTGACTTATATCTGGGATTTGGGCAACGGCGAAAAAGTGACGACCAAAGAGCCTAAATTGGAATACACTTTCAATTCAGTTGGTGATTATGACGTAATGGTTCAAGTATCTGACCCGGATAATTTGAATGCAAAAAGTGGAATCGTTTCTGTTTATGCAGGAAATATTGCTCCTGTAGTCAATATTGAAATAAAAGGGAATAAGTCTTTTTATTTCCCTGGTAAACCTATTGCTTACCAAGTTTCAGTGACAGACCCTGATGATGTTGATGCTGGAAGTGATTTATCTACATTATTTGTTTCGGCGGATTATATTTCCGGTTTGGATCAAGCAGAAGCTTCCAAAGGACATTTAATTATGACCGAGGCGATGACAGGAAAGAGTATCATGAGTTCTCTGACCTGTAAGACATGTCATAAAGAAGATGAAGTGTCAATAGGGCCTTCTTACACAGAAGTAGCAAGAAAGTATAGAAGAAATCCAGATGCCGCCGTTGACTATTTGGTCAATAAAATCCAAAAAGGAGGTGGCGGAATTTGGGGCGAAACAGTCATGCCTGCAAATCCTGATCTTAAGAATGAGGATGCAAAAAAAGTTGTTGCTTATATCCTTTCATTAGGAAGAAGGGGAATGGAAGAAAAACCTTCCTTGCCAGCATCAGGAACAGTTGATCCGATGGTTGGTAAAGCACTTTCAGAAAATGGGGTTTTTGTTCTATCCGGAAGTTTTACTGATAGAGGTGGAGAAAATATCAAACCCCTTACGGGAAACAGTTCTGTAACATTAAGGAATCCAACAATGGGCATGGAATCTACGAAAGATCTTCAGGAATATGAAACAGCGGTTTTCAATGGAAGGACATTGATGACAATTCCTCAGGGTCAAGGTTCATTTGCCTTCCATGATATCGATTTGACTGATATACATGGCATAATGATTTCAGGTGGGGGGCAGCAGGTCAGTGAATCGGGTTATAGGGTGGAAGTGAGATTGGATTCAGCTAATGGACCTAAGATTGGAGAGGGGGTTTTCAAGGTAAATAGTTCCGGGCCGCAACCTGGATTTAATATGGGACAAACGCTGATCACTATTGATAAACAGACAGATGGAAGACTTAGGTCAGTTTATTTTGTGACCAATCCAATAAAAGTTGGAGAACCAACTGCCATTTTGTTTTCAGCGGAGTTTAGAACAAAATAA
- a CDS encoding lactate utilization protein B, whose product MSHPAKASEFLEDSAKSKWHDETLWFVRDKRDRTSKTIPEWEQLRELASQIKDNVLANLDQYLIEFEKNAKANNIHVHWAKDSAEHNQIVLSILNEHRCKAIVKSKSILTEECHLNPYLEQNGIEVVDTDLGERIVQFLNQPPSHIVLPAIHLKKRDISEIFHEKLQTEKGNEDPAYLTHAARVHLREKFLGAKVAITGVNFGIAETGEFVVCTNEGNADMGVHLADVHIACMGIEKIIPRRKDLGVFLRLLARSATGQPITNYNSHFRSPSVGKEIHIVLVDNGRTEQLGREKFKNSLKCIRCGACMNTCPIYRRSGGYSYGSVVPGPIGSILSPGLDLKKHSSLPFASTLCGSCSDVCPVKINIHEQLYEWRQEITKDQGTNAKSISMKIANGIFSVPFAYKVSGAMMRGALKILPDSITYSGLNTWGKQRDLPETPKETFKDWYKKNRS is encoded by the coding sequence ATGAGCCATCCAGCCAAAGCATCGGAATTTTTGGAAGACAGTGCTAAATCCAAATGGCACGACGAGACGCTATGGTTTGTGCGGGACAAGCGTGACAGGACCAGCAAGACCATTCCAGAATGGGAACAATTGAGGGAACTGGCTTCCCAAATCAAAGACAATGTACTGGCCAATCTAGACCAATACCTTATTGAATTTGAAAAAAATGCCAAAGCCAACAACATCCATGTGCATTGGGCCAAAGATTCGGCAGAGCATAATCAGATTGTCCTAAGCATATTAAATGAACACCGCTGCAAGGCAATCGTCAAAAGCAAATCCATACTCACCGAAGAGTGCCATCTGAATCCCTATCTGGAGCAAAATGGGATCGAAGTAGTGGATACGGACCTTGGTGAGCGCATCGTACAGTTTCTTAATCAGCCCCCAAGCCATATTGTTCTTCCTGCCATTCATTTGAAGAAAAGGGATATTTCAGAGATTTTCCATGAAAAGCTACAAACCGAAAAAGGCAATGAAGACCCCGCTTATCTAACTCATGCTGCAAGGGTCCACCTTCGGGAAAAATTCCTTGGAGCAAAAGTTGCCATCACTGGAGTGAATTTTGGGATAGCTGAGACAGGGGAATTTGTGGTCTGTACCAATGAGGGCAATGCCGATATGGGGGTTCACTTGGCCGATGTGCATATTGCCTGTATGGGCATAGAGAAAATCATTCCTAGAAGAAAAGACCTTGGGGTATTTCTTCGCCTTTTGGCCCGATCAGCTACCGGGCAACCCATCACCAATTACAATTCCCATTTTCGTTCTCCTTCCGTGGGCAAAGAAATCCATATCGTCTTGGTGGACAACGGACGTACGGAACAATTGGGTCGTGAAAAATTCAAAAATTCCCTGAAATGCATCCGATGTGGTGCTTGTATGAATACCTGTCCTATCTATCGCAGAAGCGGGGGTTACAGTTATGGTTCAGTGGTACCCGGCCCGATAGGCTCCATCCTTTCTCCTGGACTGGATTTGAAAAAACACAGCTCCTTGCCTTTTGCCTCCACACTTTGTGGATCCTGTTCGGACGTCTGTCCGGTCAAGATCAACATCCACGAACAGCTTTATGAATGGAGACAGGAAATCACCAAGGATCAGGGCACCAATGCCAAAAGCATTTCCATGAAAATCGCCAACGGCATTTTTTCTGTTCCATTTGCTTACAAAGTCAGTGGCGCCATGATGCGGGGAGCATTGAAAATCCTTCCTGATAGCATCACTTATTCGGGTTTGAATACTTGGGGAAAACAGCGTGATCTGCCCGAAACTCCAAAAGAAACTTTTAAAGACTGGTACAAAAAGAACAGGTCATGA
- a CDS encoding NIPSNAP family protein — protein sequence MKKLIISLLMVFCLFAQVALGQDSRYFEKRTYTAHEGKRPDLIKRFEDHTLKLFEKNGIENIAYFIPTDENNNTLIFILAYPDQDSRDILWNKFANDPEWQRAYKASEANGPLVSKVDQTFMTLSGELSPEIIRDTNEGSRVFELRTYTMFPGKVDAIHARFRDYTRELFQKHGMTNVMYWYTVEKDNAQPKLVYLLAHKTEKAGKTSFEKFGKDPAWITVRDASEQNGKIVEKVESVYLNPLPFSPLK from the coding sequence ATGAAAAAGTTAATCATATCACTCTTAATGGTTTTTTGTCTTTTTGCCCAAGTTGCTTTGGGACAAGATTCCAGGTATTTCGAAAAAAGAACCTACACAGCCCATGAAGGGAAAAGACCTGACTTGATCAAAAGGTTTGAGGATCATACTTTAAAGTTGTTTGAAAAAAACGGTATTGAGAATATCGCCTATTTTATCCCTACCGATGAAAATAATAACACCCTGATTTTTATCCTAGCCTATCCCGATCAAGATTCCAGAGATATTTTATGGAACAAATTTGCCAATGACCCCGAATGGCAACGGGCTTACAAAGCATCTGAAGCAAACGGCCCCCTAGTTTCAAAAGTGGATCAGACCTTTATGACTCTTTCAGGGGAATTGAGCCCTGAAATTATCCGTGATACCAATGAAGGCAGCAGAGTTTTTGAATTGAGAACCTATACCATGTTTCCAGGCAAAGTGGATGCCATCCATGCAAGATTCAGGGATTATACCCGTGAGCTTTTCCAGAAGCATGGGATGACCAACGTGATGTATTGGTATACCGTGGAAAAAGATAATGCCCAACCAAAACTGGTATATTTATTGGCACACAAAACTGAAAAAGCAGGAAAGACTTCTTTTGAAAAATTCGGGAAAGATCCTGCATGGATTACGGTAAGGGATGCTTCAGAACAAAATGGAAAAATCGTCGAGAAAGTTGAATCTGTTTATCTTAATCCGCTTCCTTTTTCACCTTTGAAATAA
- a CDS encoding LutC/YkgG family protein, producing the protein MSSRDSILAKIKAIPTEQKSLPEIPDFELKVDLKELFIQSIKGNKGEVVDQTQLREFLEINRFTKIIDLSNSFQDLRTLPLPEDPHDLNDLEVAIIQGQFGVAENGAIWLTDENMGLRVLPFITEHLVIVLDEKSLVDNMHTAYNKIGEQHSGFGLFIAGPSKTADIEQSLVIGAHGAKSLRVVLTNL; encoded by the coding sequence ATGAGCAGTAGAGACAGTATTTTAGCAAAAATAAAAGCCATCCCAACCGAACAAAAATCACTACCTGAAATCCCTGATTTTGAATTGAAGGTAGATTTAAAGGAGCTTTTTATTCAATCCATTAAAGGAAATAAAGGAGAGGTGGTAGATCAAACACAGTTAAGGGAATTTTTGGAAATCAACCGATTTACCAAAATCATTGATCTATCAAATTCTTTTCAAGACTTAAGAACCTTGCCATTACCCGAAGATCCCCATGATTTGAATGATTTGGAAGTAGCCATTATTCAAGGGCAGTTTGGAGTAGCTGAAAATGGTGCGATTTGGCTAACGGATGAGAATATGGGTTTAAGGGTTTTACCCTTCATCACAGAGCATTTGGTAATAGTATTGGACGAAAAATCTCTCGTGGACAATATGCATACCGCCTACAATAAAATCGGTGAGCAACATTCCGGCTTTGGTCTCTTCATTGCCGGTCCTTCGAAAACTGCAGATATCGAACAATCTTTAGTGATAGGGGCACATGGGGCGAAGAGTTTGAGGGTGGTATTGACCAACCTTTGA
- a CDS encoding DUF3784 domain-containing protein: MQDIYVGLTFIAIGILVKIFPNLIAGYSTLSQMEKENVKVNGFPTFMMVGFFIMGSVIIAGHFIAIWLDKPSFNDSLGILVTLIGAVVFIVAGQRFRR; the protein is encoded by the coding sequence ATGCAGGACATATACGTTGGGTTGACTTTTATAGCCATCGGTATTTTGGTCAAAATATTCCCGAATTTAATTGCAGGCTATAGCACACTGTCCCAAATGGAAAAAGAAAATGTAAAGGTAAATGGCTTCCCTACTTTTATGATGGTCGGATTTTTCATTATGGGGTCAGTCATCATAGCGGGACATTTTATTGCCATTTGGCTGGATAAGCCATCTTTTAATGACAGTTTGGGGATTTTGGTAACCTTAATCGGTGCGGTGGTTTTTATAGTTGCTGGGCAAAGGTTTAGAAGATAA
- a CDS encoding (Fe-S)-binding protein, translated as MPLNKNIGLFIPCYVDQFYPKVAIATMELLEKLGCKVTYPMAQTCCGQPMANAGYERDTVGTSKHFLETFKDFDYIVAPSGSCVLHIKEHAPTVPGMEMEQNEIQDKIFELTEFLTDVLKVENLNGSFPHKVGFHASCHGHRGLRLGSSSERNETFFSKGKQLLEQLDGLEWVELTREDECCGFGGTFAVTEEALSVQMGKDRLEDHLGQGVEVLTGGDMSCIMHLEGIARRNKNNLQFKHIAEILNEAIS; from the coding sequence ATGCCTTTAAATAAAAATATAGGTTTATTCATCCCCTGCTACGTCGACCAATTCTACCCAAAGGTCGCCATAGCCACCATGGAACTCCTGGAAAAATTGGGTTGCAAGGTTACCTACCCCATGGCACAGACCTGCTGCGGACAGCCTATGGCCAATGCCGGATACGAAAGGGATACAGTCGGTACCAGCAAACACTTTTTGGAAACCTTCAAGGATTTTGATTATATAGTGGCTCCCTCAGGAAGTTGTGTGCTGCATATCAAAGAACATGCGCCAACTGTTCCCGGAATGGAAATGGAGCAAAATGAAATTCAGGATAAAATCTTTGAATTGACGGAGTTCTTGACTGATGTACTCAAAGTTGAAAACCTAAATGGTTCATTCCCGCATAAAGTGGGTTTCCATGCCTCCTGCCATGGACATCGAGGATTGCGTTTAGGTTCAAGTTCTGAACGCAACGAGACTTTTTTCAGCAAGGGCAAACAACTTTTGGAACAGTTGGATGGTTTGGAATGGGTGGAACTGACCCGGGAAGATGAATGCTGCGGATTTGGGGGGACTTTTGCGGTCACCGAAGAAGCATTATCCGTGCAGATGGGAAAAGACCGTTTGGAAGACCATCTCGGCCAAGGTGTAGAAGTCTTGACGGGCGGGGACATGTCATGTATCATGCATTTGGAAGGAATTGCACGCAGAAACAAAAACAACTTACAATTCAAACATATTGCCGAAATCCTTAACGAAGCTATCTCATGA
- a CDS encoding sugar porter family MFS transporter, protein MEQKVEYNQRFIWLVSLTAALGGFLFGYDWVVIGGAKPFYEPYFNITSATDQGWGTSSALVGCMLGAILCIILSDRLGRKRLLIFSGFLFSLSAVGTALADSFWWFNFYRIAGGIAMGIALNLSPLYIAEIAPPEKRGMFVTINQLLIMIGVLLAQVINWQISLLDTLMPDAATFEQIAASWNGNYGWRWMFGVEVIPAMLFFILMFFVPESARWLIKNNEETKARKILQRIGGEFYENQAVTEIKTTLRTEDLARVNFKELLNKRVVKFLAIGVFLAFLQQWSGVNVIIYYAADIFQAAGYTLKQMMLNIVVIGSVMVLSVFITIFTVDKFGRKKLLLIGTSAMAFLYLLIGYSFYVDQGGWVVVFLVLANVMFYSFTLAPLLWVVLSEIFPTRIRGAAMSIAALAHWVGNFTLTYSFPTIKENLGWANNFWLYGVICAIGFVVLYLVLPETKGKSLEQIERELG, encoded by the coding sequence ATGGAACAAAAGGTTGAGTACAATCAAAGATTTATCTGGTTGGTAAGTTTGACAGCGGCCTTGGGCGGCTTTCTTTTTGGATACGATTGGGTGGTTATTGGTGGTGCCAAACCATTTTATGAACCTTATTTCAATATTACTTCGGCAACAGACCAAGGTTGGGGTACCAGTTCCGCATTGGTTGGCTGTATGTTGGGTGCTATCCTATGCATTATCTTAAGTGACCGATTGGGCCGAAAGCGGTTATTGATATTTTCCGGATTCCTTTTTTCTCTCTCTGCTGTTGGAACTGCTTTGGCTGATTCTTTTTGGTGGTTCAACTTCTACAGGATAGCAGGAGGGATTGCTATGGGAATTGCACTCAATCTTTCCCCATTGTATATTGCTGAGATTGCCCCTCCTGAGAAGCGGGGTATGTTTGTCACCATCAATCAATTGTTGATCATGATCGGGGTATTGTTGGCCCAAGTGATCAATTGGCAGATTTCATTATTGGACACACTGATGCCTGATGCGGCTACTTTTGAACAGATTGCTGCCAGTTGGAATGGAAATTACGGTTGGCGGTGGATGTTTGGTGTAGAGGTTATCCCTGCTATGTTGTTTTTTATCCTCATGTTTTTCGTTCCGGAAAGTGCCCGTTGGCTGATCAAAAACAATGAAGAGACTAAAGCAAGGAAAATACTCCAAAGAATAGGAGGGGAATTTTATGAAAACCAAGCTGTGACCGAGATTAAAACCACCTTGAGAACTGAAGACTTGGCAAGGGTAAACTTCAAAGAATTACTTAATAAGCGTGTTGTTAAATTTTTGGCAATAGGGGTGTTTTTGGCCTTTCTCCAACAGTGGAGTGGGGTAAATGTGATCATCTACTATGCGGCTGATATATTCCAAGCTGCGGGGTATACCCTCAAGCAGATGATGCTCAATATTGTTGTAATTGGATCCGTGATGGTATTGTCCGTATTTATCACGATTTTCACTGTAGACAAATTCGGAAGAAAAAAGCTCCTCCTTATCGGAACCTCGGCTATGGCATTTTTATACCTCCTCATTGGGTATTCATTTTATGTTGATCAAGGCGGATGGGTAGTGGTCTTTTTGGTTTTGGCCAATGTAATGTTTTACTCATTTACCCTTGCTCCTTTGCTGTGGGTGGTTTTGTCCGAGATTTTTCCAACAAGGATAAGAGGGGCAGCTATGTCCATAGCCGCATTAGCACATTGGGTGGGAAACTTTACTCTGACTTATTCATTTCCTACTATCAAAGAGAATTTGGGTTGGGCCAATAACTTTTGGTTGTATGGGGTGATTTGTGCTATTGGATTTGTGGTTTTGTATCTGGTGCTGCCAGAGACAAAAGGTAAATCATTGGAGCAGATAGAAAGGGAATTGGGGTGA